One window from the genome of Salvia miltiorrhiza cultivar Shanhuang (shh) chromosome 7, IMPLAD_Smil_shh, whole genome shotgun sequence encodes:
- the LOC130993745 gene encoding uncharacterized protein LOC130993745, producing MEELREIARAHYRAGSPQVQALAYEFYQSMDTDGDGRVDLSEFLAFMRQEGYSYMQNSNFFDELDLDGNGTLDFSEVMTLYYIIKSGRPFCDCCGKFIPGIFFSCAECFKNPKTSFDLCRDCYHAARCDHHHGGRAQFLDNHTLLQAMRDPALAQASGVNFNEGME from the exons ATGGAAGAATTACGTGAAATCGCAAGAGCCCATTACCGAGCCGGATCTCCACAAGTGCAAGCACTAGCCTACGAGTTCTACCAATCGATGGACACGGATGGAGACGGCCGAGTCGATCTCTCGGAGTTCCTAGCCTTCATGAGGCAGGAAGGCTACTCCTACATGCAAAACTCTAATTTCTTCGACGAGCTCGACCTCGACGGCAACGGCACCCTCGACTTCTCCGAGGTCATGACGCTCTACTACATCATCAAGAGCGGTCGCCCCTTCTGCGACTGCTGTGGAAAATTCATCCCGGGAATATTCTTCTCATGCGCCGAGTGCTTCAAGAATCCCAAAACATCGTTCGATCTGTGCCGTGATTGCTACCATGCGGCGAGGTGCGATCATCATCACGGCGGCCGGGCTCAATTTTTGGACAACCATACGTTGTTGCAAGCTATGAGAGATCCTGCTCTTGCACAGGCGTCGGGGGTAAATTTTAATGAG GGCATGGAATAG
- the LOC130991794 gene encoding heat shock cognate 70 kDa protein-like codes for MVGKGQGPAIGIDLGTTYSCVAVWQHDRIEIIPNDQGNRTTPSYVAFTDSERLIGDAAKNQAKLSPTNIVFDAKRLIGRKFSDPMVQSDMTLWPFKVIANPSDKPMIVVTNKGEEKQFSAEEISSMVLTKMKDIAETYLGSTVKNAVVTVPAYFNDSQRQATKDAGTIAGLNVMRIINEPTAAAIAYGLDKTAITFGEKNVLIFDLGGGTLDVCLMTIEWGAIEVKAITGDTHLGGQDFDSRMVNHFIKEFKRKEGKDISGNPRAIRRLRSACEKAKRALSSAVQTTIDIESFFEGIDLFSTISRAKFEELNMDLFNKCKEQVEMCLKDAKMERSSVHDVVVVGGSSRIPKVQQLLQELFNGKELCKSIHPDEAVAYGAAAQAAILNGEGSGRVRELVLLDVTPLSLGTDACGDVMSVIVPRNTTIPTRREKGYVTGEDNQTNMSIQVYEGERSKASDNNLLGKFSLEGIPAAPRGVVKANVCFEIDANGILSVSAEETTTGKKMNITITNDKGRLSSEEIGKMVRDGKKYKFEDEEFKRKVEAKNALEKLAYDMRNMTIKCDKIEAGDKKKIEKALEPVMKLLEANKLAEVGDFKDKMRELESVYSPIAAKMS; via the exons ATGGTGGGAAAGGGCCAAGGACCGGCGATTGGGATCGATTTGGGGACGACGTATTCATGCGTGGCAGTGTGGCAGCACGACCGCATTGAGATCATACCCAATGATCAGGGCAACCGCACCACGCCGTCTTACGTGGCCTTCACCGACTCTGAGCGTCTCATCGGAGACGCCGCCAAGAATCAAGCCAAACTTAGCCCTACTAACATTGTTTTTG ATGCAAAGAGGCTAATTGGCCGCAAATTCAGTGACCCAATGGTTCAAAGTGACATGACACTCTGGCCATTCAAGGTCATTGCTAACCCTAGCGACAAGCCTATGATAGTTGTAACCAACAAAGGTGAGGAGAAGCAGTTTTCAGCCGAGGAGATCTCTTCAATGGTGCTCACCAAGATGAAGGATATTGCGGAAACATATCTTGGATCAACCGTCAAGAATGCTGTTGTCACCGTGCCTGCTTACTTCAACGACTCTCAGCGTCAGGCAACCAAGGATGCGGGAACCATTGCTGGTCTTAACGTTATGAGGATCATCAATGAGCCTACTGCTGCAGCCATTGCATATGGCTTGGATAAAACTGCTATTACCTTCGGGGAAAAGAATGTGCTCATTTTCGACCTTGGTGGTGGCACGTTGGATGTGTGTCTGATGACGATTGAGTGGGGCGCAATAGAAGTGAAGGCTATTACTGGTGATACTCATCTTGGAGGCCAGGACTTCGACAGCAGGATGGTGAATCACTTCATTAAAGAGTTCAAGCGCAAAGAGGGTAAGGATATTAGTGGGAATCCAAGAGCTATTAGGAGATTGAGGAGTGCTTGTGAAAAGGCCAAGAGGGCCCTTTCCTCTGCTGTCCAAACCACAATTGACATCGAATCCTTCTTTGAGGGGATTGATCTATTTTCGACTATCAGTCGTGCTAAATTTGAGGAACTTAACATGGATTTATTCAACAAGTGTAAGGAGCAGGTGGAGATGTGCTTGAAGGACGCAAAGATGGAAAGGAGTAGCGTCCATGATGTGGTGGTGGTGGGCGGGTCTAGTAGGATCCCCAAGGTGCAGCAGCTGTTGCAGGAGCTGTTCAATGGGAAAGAGCTGTGCAAGAGCATTCATCCGGATGAAGCTGTGGCTTATGGTGCTGCTGCGCAAGCTGCCATATTGAATGGTGAAGGCAGTGGCAGGGTACGAGAATTGGTTCTTTTGGATGTTACTCCATTGTCGCTTGGTACTGATGCTTGTGGAGATGTGATGAGTGTAATTGTTCCGAGGAATACAACTATCCCTACAAGGAGGGAGAAAGGATACGTGACGGGCGAAGACAATCAGACCAATATGTCAATCCAAGTGTACGAGGGCGAAAGAAGCAAGGCATCAGACAACAATCTGCTAGGGAAATTCAGCCTCGAAGGCATTCCAGCGGCGCCCAGAGGTGTTGTTAAAGCCAATGTGTGCTTCGAAATTGATGCGAATGGTATCTTGAGTGTGTCAGCGGAGGAGACGACGACCGGAAAGAAGATGAACATCACCATCACCAACGACAAGGGCAGGCTGTCTAGTGAAGAAATAGGGAAGATGGTGAGGGATGGGAAGAAGTACAAGTTTGAGGACGAGGAGTTTAAGAGGAAGGTTGAGGCCAAGAATGCTTTGGAGAAGTTGGCCTACGACATGAGGAACATGACTATCAAATGTGATAAGATTGAAGCTGGTGACAAGAAGAAGATCGAGAAAGCTTTAGAGCCTGTTATGAAATTGTTGGAGGCAAACAAACTTGCAGAAGTTGGTGATTTCAAAGACAAGATGAGAGAGCTGGAGAGCGTTTACAGCCCCATCGCCGCCAAGATGTCTTAA
- the LOC130991792 gene encoding heat shock cognate 70 kDa protein 2-like, producing the protein MVGQGQERAIGIDLGTTYSCVAAWQHDRVEIIPNDQGNRTTPSYVAFTDSARLIGDAAKNQAKLSPTNIVFDSKRLVGRKFSDPTVQNDMILWPFKVIPDPTNKPVIVVTYKGEEKQFSAEEISSMVLTKMKDIAEAYLGSTVKNAVVTVPAYFNDSQRQATKDAGTIAGLNVMRIINEPTAAAIAYGLDKTAITFGEKNVLIFDLGGGTFDVSLVTIEWGAIEVKAITGDTHLGGQDFDNRMVNHLIEELKRKHDKDISRNSRAIRRLKTACERAKRTLSSTSQTTIEIESLIDGIDFSSTISRAKFDELNMDLFRKCVEQVEMCLQDGKVEKSSVHEIVLVGGSSRIPKVQQLLQELFNGKELCKSINPDEAVAYGAAVQSAMLSGEGSGRVRELVLLDVTPLSLGTDVYGDVMSVIVPRNTTIPTRREKGFTTVSDDQTSVDVKVYEGERSKASANNLLGQFLLQDIPAAPKGVAKINVCFHIDDNGIMNVSAEDEGTGVKNKITITNDKGRLSKEEIEKMIRDANKYKREDEEHKMNVEAKHALEDYAYNTRNAIRCAANIGAGDKMKMEDALESLAQWLELNELAGADDFKDKMKELERICNPITAKMYSASASGAGPSIEEVD; encoded by the exons ATGGTGGGACAGGGCCAAGAACGGGCGATTGGGATCGATTTGGGGACGACGTATTCATGCGTGGCAGCATGGCAGCACGACCGCGTTGAGATCATACCCAATGATCAGGGCAACCGCACCACGCCGTCTTACGTGGCTTTCACCGACTCTGCTCGTCTCATCGGTGATGCCGCCAAGAATCAAGCCAAACTTAGTCCTACTAACATTGTTTTTG ATTCAAAAAGGCTGGTTGGTCGCAAATTCAGTGACCCAACGGTTCAGAATGACATGATACTATGGCCATTCAAGGTTATTCCTGACCCCACCAACAAGCCTGTGATAGTTGTAACCTACAAAGGTGAGGAGAAGCAGTTTTCAGCTGAGGAGATCTCTTCAATGGTGCTCACCAAGATGAAGGATATTGCGGAAGCATATCTTGGATCAACCGTCAAGAATGCTGTTGTCACCGTGCCTGCTTACTTCAACGACTCTCAGCGTCAGGCAACCAAGGATGCGGGAACCATTGCCGGTCTTAACGTTATGAGGATCATCAATGAGCCTACTGCTGCAGCCATTGCATATGGCTTGGATAAAACTGCTATTACCTTCGGGGAAAAGAATGTGCTCATTTTCGACCTTGGTGGTGGCACATTCGATGTGTCTCTTGTGACGATTGAGTGGGGCGCAATAGAAGTGAAGGCTATTACTGGCGATACTCATCTTGGAGGCCAGGACTTCGACAACAGGATGGTGAATCACTTGATTGAAGAGTTGAAGCGCAAGCACGATAAGGATATTAGTAGGAATTCAAGAGCCATTAGGAGATTGAAGACTGCTTGTGAGAGGGCCAAGAGGACCCTTTCCTCCACTTCCCAAACCACAATTGAGATTGAATCGTTGATTGATGGCATTGATTTCTCTTCGACTATCAGCCGTGCTAAATTTGATGAACTTAACATGGATTTATTCAGGAAGTGTGTGGAGCAGGTGGAGATGTGCTTGCAGGACGGTAAGGTGGAGAAGAGCAGCGTCCATGAGATTGTGCTGGTGGGCGGGTCGAGTAGGATTCCTAAGGTGCAGCAGCTGTTGCAGGAGCTGTTCAACGGGAAGGAGTTGTGCAAGAGCATTAATCCAGATGAAGCTGTGGCATATGGTGCTGCCGTGCAATCTGCCATGTTGAGTGGCGAAGGCAGTGGCAGGGTACGAGAATTGGTTCTTTTGGATGTTACTCCATTGTCGCTTGGTACTGATGTTTATGGAGATGTGATGAGTGTAATTGTTCCGAGGAATACAACTATCCCTACAAGGAGGGAGAAAGGATTCACCACAGTTTCTGACGATCAGACCAGTGTGGATGTTAAGGTATACGAGGGCGAAAGAAGTAAGGCATCAGCCAACAATCTGCTAGGGCAGTTCCTGCTCCAAGACATTCCAGCTGCTCCCAAAGGTGTTGCTAAAATCAATGTGTGCTTCCACATTGACGACAACGGGATCATGAATGTATCAGCAGAGGACGAGGGGACCGGAGTGAAGAACAAGATCACCATCACCAACGACAAAGGTAGGCTGTCCAAGGAAGAAATTGAGAAGATGATTCGAGATGCCAACAAGTACAAGAGGGAGGACGAGGAGCATAAGATGAATGTTGAGGCGAAGCATGCTTTGGAGGACTACGCCTACAACACGAGGAACGCCATCAGATGTGCAGCCAATATCGGAGCAGGCGACAAGATGAAGATGGAGGATGCTTTGGAGTCTTTAGCACAATGGTTGGAGTTAAACGAACTTGCAGGAGCAGATGATTTCAAAGACAAGATGAAGGAGCTAGAGAGGATTTGCAATCCCATCACTGCCAAGATGTACTCTGCTAGTGCCAGTGGTGCAGGCCCCAGTATTGAAGAAGTGGATTAA
- the LOC130991865 gene encoding uncharacterized protein LOC130991865 — MEKKVELNKCSVCHELLVGPYFSCLLCIGRRPDSYDLCCSCYRRHDALPEHEHSDHYMMDPHSLLMEFRSRTAAADTSQNKNDIEELREIAKAYYRAASKEVKDRAREFYQSMDSDGNGRVDCSEFLDFMSQTSNPSSMQKRKLFSALDLDNNGTLDFFEVMTLYYIIKSGRPLCDGDGCGRFILGIFFSCVECFKNSKTSFDLCPDCYRAARYDHNHDGQAQFLDNYALLQVMRDPTLTRESGVNLNEVNTYGQSVNISELPGGVSLAGSGGGLLSVEGGNGQMAAGLFNNSNVGARTGHDVIHMHNSFLTTNQHIHIHNHNTVVREPLISKRKKLLLALESFELALKIGTVSSTVCTIM; from the exons ATGGAGAAGAAGGTGGAATTAAACAAATGCAGCGTCTGCCATGAGCTGCTGGTGGGCCCCTACTTCTCTTGCTTGCTATGCATAGGAAGACGTCCCGACTCCTACGACCTCTGCTGCTCTTGTTACCGCCGCCACGACGCTTTGCCCGAGCATGAGCACTCCGATCACTACATGATGGATCCTCACTCTCTGCTCATGGAGTTCAGAAGTCGCACCGCTGCTGCTGACACGTCTCAAAACAAG AATGACATAGAAGAACTGCGCGAAATCGCAAAAGCCTATTACCGAGCCGCATCTAAAGAAGTAAAAGACCGAGCTCGCGAGTTCTACCAATCCATGGACTCGGATGGAAACGGCCGAGTCGATTGCTCCGAGTTCCTAGACTTCATGAGTCAGACTAGCAACCCCTCCTCCATGCAAAAGCGTAAATTATTCAGCGCGCTCGACCTCGACAACAACGGCACCCTCGACTTCTTTGAGGTCATGACGCTGTACTACATCATCAAGAGCGGCCGCCCCTTATGCGACGGCGACGGCTGCGGCAGATTCATCCTGGGAATATTTTTCTCGTGCGTCGAGTGTTTCAAGAATTCGAAAACCTCCTTCGACCTGTGCCCTGATTGCTACCGTGCGGCGAGGTATGATCATAATCATGACGGCCAGGCTCAATTTTTGGACAATTATGCGTTGCTGCAAGTTATGAGAGATCCGACTCTTACACGGGAATCGGGGGTAAATTTGAATGAG GTGAACACCTATGGGCAAAGTGTGAATATCAGTGAACTTCCGGGTGGAGTTTCCTTGGCTGGATCTGGAGGTGGTTTATTGTCAGTTGAAGGAGGGAACGGGCAGATGGCCGCTGGATTATTCAACAATTCAAATGTTGgg GCAAGGACTGGACATGATGTAATCCATATGCATAATTCGTTCCTGACGACCAATCAACACATACATATTCACAATCATAATACAGTTGTTCGAGAACCATTAATTTCAAAGCGg AAAAAATTGCTGCTTGCACTCGAATCATTTGAATTAGCACTCAAGATTGGGACCGTTTCTAGCACCGTCTGCACTATAATGTGA
- the LOC130991855 gene encoding uncharacterized protein LOC130991855 isoform X1: protein MEGMREIARSYYERASEAERDSITQSFAKLDVDGDGRISLAEFKKSVSSWLRAEAVFEKLDGNGDGCLDFDEFLCLHYMEKKVDIARCGGCWDLLVGPYFSCLLCMGRGADTYDLCCSCYRHAAFEHEHSAQYMMDHHSLLMVFRSRTAAAEKSQNKKEMEELREIARAHYRAGSPQVQALAYEFYQSMDSDGDGRVDLSEFLAFMRQEGYSYMQNTNFFDELDLDGNGTLDFSEVMTLYYIIKSGRPFCDCCGKFIPGIFFSCVECFKNPKTSFDLCRDCYRAARCDHNHGGRAQFLDNHTLLQAMRDSALAQASGVNVNEAWNRPTNAIVPLQHDTIYIHNSYPTYNTYMAHDPHNAIVPASSNSNWSKWRVALNAFELALSIGSVSSTLCTIL from the exons ATGGAGGGGATGAGAGAGATCGCGAGATCCTACTACGAGAGAGCAAGCGAGGCCGAGAGGGATTCGATCACGCAATCCTTCGCGAAACTCGACGTGGACGGCGACGGGAGGATAAGCCTGGCGGAGTTCAAGAAATCGGTGAGCTCGTGGCTGCGCGCGGAGGCCGTGTTCGAGAAGCTCGACGGCAACGGCGACGGCTGCCTGGATTTCGACGAGTTTCTGTGCCTTCACTACATGGAGAAGAAAGTGGACATAGCCAGATGCGGCGGCTGCTGGGATCTGCTGGTGGGCCCCTACTTTTCCTGCTTGCTTTGCATGGGAAGAGGCGCCGACACCTATGACTTGTGCTGTTCTTGCTACCGCCACGCCGCTTTTGAACATGAGCACTCCGCTCAGTACATGATGGATCATCACTCTCTGCTCATGGTGTTCAGGAGCCGCACCGCTGCGGCtgaaaaatctcaaaataag AAAGAAATGGAAGAATTACGCGAAATCGCAAGAGCCCATTACCGAGCCGGATCTCCACAAGTGCAAGCACTAGCCTACGAGTTCTACCAATCGATGGACTCGGATGGAGACGGCCGAGTCGATCTCTCGGAGTTCCTAGCCTTCATGAGGCAGGAAGGCTACTCCTACATGCAAAACACTAATTTCTTCGACGAGCTCGACCTCGACGGCAACGGCACCCTCGACTTCTCCGAGGTCATGACGCTCTACTACATCATCAAGAGCGGCCGCCCCTTCTGCGACTGCTGTGGAAAATTCATCCCGGGAATATTCTTCTCGTGCGTCGAGTGCTTCAAGAATCCCAAAACATCGTTCGATCTGTGCCGTGATTGCTACCGTGCGGCGAGGTGCGATCATAATCACGGCGGTCGGGCTCAGTTTTTGGACAACCATACATTGTTGCAAGCTATGAGAGATTCTGCTCTTGCACAGGCGTCGGGGGTAAATGTTAATGAG GCATGGAATAGACCCACAAATGCCATAGTTCCATTACAACATGATACAATCTATATCCACAATTCGTACCCGACGTACAATACATACATGGCACATGATCCTCATAATGCAATTGTTCCAGCatcatcaaattcaaattgG AGCAAATGGAGGGTTGCACTTAATGCATTTGAATTAGCACTCAGCATTGGGAGCGTTTCCAGCACCCTCTGCACTATTTTGTGA
- the LOC130991855 gene encoding uncharacterized protein LOC130991855 isoform X2, with protein MEGMREIARSYYERASEAERDSITQSFAKLDVDGDGRISLAEFKKSVSSWLRAEAVFEKLDGNGDGCLDFDEFLCLHYMEKKVDIARCGGCWDLLVGPYFSCLLCMGRGADTYDLCCSCYRHAAFEHEHSAQYMMDHHSLLMVFRSRTAAAEKSQNKKEMEELREIARAHYRAGSPQVQALAYEFYQSMDSDGDGRVDLSEFLAFMRQEGYSYMQNTNFFDELDLDGNGTLDFSEVMTLYYIIKSGRPFCDCCGKFIPGIFFSCVECFKNPKTSFDLCRDCYRAARCDHNHGGRAQFLDNHTLLQAMRDSALAQASGVNVNEA; from the exons ATGGAGGGGATGAGAGAGATCGCGAGATCCTACTACGAGAGAGCAAGCGAGGCCGAGAGGGATTCGATCACGCAATCCTTCGCGAAACTCGACGTGGACGGCGACGGGAGGATAAGCCTGGCGGAGTTCAAGAAATCGGTGAGCTCGTGGCTGCGCGCGGAGGCCGTGTTCGAGAAGCTCGACGGCAACGGCGACGGCTGCCTGGATTTCGACGAGTTTCTGTGCCTTCACTACATGGAGAAGAAAGTGGACATAGCCAGATGCGGCGGCTGCTGGGATCTGCTGGTGGGCCCCTACTTTTCCTGCTTGCTTTGCATGGGAAGAGGCGCCGACACCTATGACTTGTGCTGTTCTTGCTACCGCCACGCCGCTTTTGAACATGAGCACTCCGCTCAGTACATGATGGATCATCACTCTCTGCTCATGGTGTTCAGGAGCCGCACCGCTGCGGCtgaaaaatctcaaaataag AAAGAAATGGAAGAATTACGCGAAATCGCAAGAGCCCATTACCGAGCCGGATCTCCACAAGTGCAAGCACTAGCCTACGAGTTCTACCAATCGATGGACTCGGATGGAGACGGCCGAGTCGATCTCTCGGAGTTCCTAGCCTTCATGAGGCAGGAAGGCTACTCCTACATGCAAAACACTAATTTCTTCGACGAGCTCGACCTCGACGGCAACGGCACCCTCGACTTCTCCGAGGTCATGACGCTCTACTACATCATCAAGAGCGGCCGCCCCTTCTGCGACTGCTGTGGAAAATTCATCCCGGGAATATTCTTCTCGTGCGTCGAGTGCTTCAAGAATCCCAAAACATCGTTCGATCTGTGCCGTGATTGCTACCGTGCGGCGAGGTGCGATCATAATCACGGCGGTCGGGCTCAGTTTTTGGACAACCATACATTGTTGCAAGCTATGAGAGATTCTGCTCTTGCACAGGCGTCGGGGGTAAATGTTAATGAG GCTTGA